A genomic stretch from Desulfotignum balticum DSM 7044 includes:
- the rpoD gene encoding RNA polymerase sigma factor RpoD: MADKSISSEESGMIGKAEMEKLIEKGKKAGTLSFTEINDAISGNLKTPEQIEDIVDQFKELGITLVDLDPSKNKPAGTRSSDRPGVKARGKKEKLRQELKHRKKPTGDKKDPFASVRERADLEFGAVTDPVKMYLKEMGMVTLLSREGEIEIAKKIEVGERDVLRAMLDCPISLNTIFLYGKKMERRSMRPKHVLRDVDEGDGVVDETSKQEKFLESLAVIKQIHESNQDKRDQLYELRKSTKKYQTLQQEIDEGTEQIFEELKRWRFESNVMDTIEKSIRNTIVWFDTVDKLLENCARTFNVMKDTMLKQASDPEKFVQWVTARSDMSPERALLLHQDIQAVMDQVASKKALIKGDADDLRAITQGIDKGRRNADFAKRELVRANLRLVVSIAKKYTNRGLQFLDLIQEGNIGLMKAVDKFEYRRGYKFSTYATWWIRQAITRAIADQARTIRIPVHMIETINKLIRTSRYLVQEMGKEPSPEEIAEKMEIPIDKVRRVLKIAKEPISLETPIGEEEDSHLGDFIEDKKFSIPSEAAIDFSLAEQTRKILATLTPREEKVLRMRFGIGEKSDHTLEEVGRDFTVTRERIRQIEAKALRKLRHPTRSKKLKTFIEN, translated from the coding sequence ATGGCAGATAAATCAATATCATCCGAAGAGAGCGGGATGATCGGCAAAGCGGAAATGGAAAAACTTATTGAAAAAGGGAAAAAAGCCGGCACACTCTCTTTTACTGAAATCAATGATGCCATATCCGGTAATTTAAAGACCCCGGAACAAATTGAGGATATTGTGGATCAATTCAAGGAACTGGGCATCACTCTGGTGGATCTTGATCCTTCGAAAAACAAACCTGCCGGTACCCGGTCATCGGATCGGCCCGGGGTGAAAGCCAGGGGAAAAAAGGAAAAACTCCGGCAGGAATTGAAACACCGGAAAAAGCCGACAGGAGATAAAAAAGATCCATTTGCCTCAGTCCGGGAACGGGCGGACCTGGAGTTTGGTGCCGTTACGGACCCGGTCAAGATGTATCTCAAAGAGATGGGCATGGTCACGCTTTTGAGCCGGGAAGGTGAGATTGAAATTGCCAAGAAAATCGAGGTGGGTGAACGGGATGTATTGCGGGCCATGCTGGATTGTCCGATCTCTTTGAACACCATTTTTTTGTACGGAAAAAAAATGGAACGGCGGTCCATGCGTCCCAAACATGTCTTAAGGGATGTGGATGAAGGGGACGGGGTGGTGGATGAGACCTCAAAACAGGAAAAATTTCTGGAATCTCTGGCAGTCATCAAACAAATTCATGAGTCCAATCAGGACAAGCGGGATCAGCTTTACGAGCTGAGAAAATCCACCAAAAAATATCAGACGCTGCAACAGGAAATCGACGAAGGCACAGAACAGATATTCGAGGAACTCAAACGCTGGCGGTTTGAATCCAATGTCATGGACACCATTGAAAAAAGCATCCGCAATACCATTGTCTGGTTCGATACCGTTGATAAACTGCTGGAAAATTGTGCCAGAACGTTCAATGTGATGAAAGACACCATGCTCAAACAGGCATCAGACCCGGAAAAATTTGTTCAGTGGGTCACGGCCCGAAGCGACATGAGTCCGGAACGGGCCCTGCTGCTTCATCAGGATATTCAGGCGGTCATGGATCAGGTGGCATCCAAAAAAGCGTTGATCAAGGGAGATGCCGATGATTTGCGTGCCATTACCCAGGGCATTGACAAAGGGCGGAGAAATGCGGATTTTGCCAAACGGGAACTGGTTCGAGCCAATTTGCGCCTGGTGGTGAGTATTGCCAAAAAATACACCAACCGGGGATTGCAGTTTCTGGACCTGATCCAGGAAGGCAACATCGGGTTGATGAAAGCAGTGGACAAATTTGAATACCGCAGAGGGTACAAGTTTTCCACCTATGCCACCTGGTGGATCCGTCAGGCCATCACAAGGGCCATTGCCGACCAGGCCAGAACTATCCGGATCCCGGTGCACATGATCGAGACCATCAACAAATTGATCCGTACCTCCAGGTATCTGGTGCAGGAAATGGGCAAGGAACCGTCTCCGGAAGAAATTGCCGAAAAAATGGAAATCCCCATTGATAAGGTGAGACGGGTGTTAAAAATCGCCAAAGAACCCATTTCTCTGGAAACACCGATCGGAGAGGAAGAGGACAGCCATCTGGGAGATTTTATTGAAGACAAGAAATTTTCCATTCCATCCGAAGCGGCCATTGATTTCAGTCTGGCGGAACAGACCAGAAAAATTCTGGCCACGCTCACGCCCAGGGAGGAAAAAGTGCTGCGCATGCGGTTTGGCATCGGGGAAAAATCTGATCATACCCTGGAGGAAGTGGGCCGGGATTTTACTGTGACCCGGGAAAGAATCCGGCAAATTGAGGCCAAGGCATTGAGAAAACTGCGGCATCCCACCCGGAGCAAGAAATTGAAGACCTTTATAGAAAATTAA
- a CDS encoding Nif3-like dinuclear metal center hexameric protein, with product MTPTVKQILSLINTDIAPWHLAESWDNCGLCAGNPEWPVQKVLVGLDPGMPVLQAAQQWQADMILTHHPLFITPEKTIDFSMMPGLAIALAATRKMAIVCAHTNLDKAENGLNDYLANRLNITVTRALEADNQELSPSAALTGLGRIGTLPAPVSLNRVADRIKSQLNVKPVRVVGDPDLVIHDIAVCSGSGGSLIPAFLTSGATVYVTGDIKYHEARLIESHGKALIDVGHFASEIIAKDLLTRRLNQAVSRAGFSLEIRAFAGETDPFVSI from the coding sequence ATGACCCCCACCGTCAAACAAATCCTTTCGCTGATCAATACAGACATTGCTCCATGGCACCTGGCAGAATCCTGGGACAATTGCGGGCTGTGTGCCGGAAATCCCGAATGGCCGGTTCAAAAAGTGCTGGTCGGGCTTGATCCGGGCATGCCGGTTCTCCAGGCGGCTCAACAATGGCAGGCAGATATGATTTTGACCCATCATCCATTGTTTATCACACCGGAAAAAACCATTGATTTCAGCATGATGCCCGGCTTGGCCATTGCGTTGGCCGCCACCCGGAAAATGGCGATCGTCTGCGCGCATACCAACCTGGACAAGGCGGAAAACGGGCTGAATGATTATCTGGCAAACCGATTGAACATCACGGTCACCCGGGCACTGGAAGCAGATAATCAGGAACTTTCTCCTTCCGCTGCCCTGACGGGTCTGGGGCGGATCGGAACACTGCCGGCACCGGTTTCTCTGAACCGGGTGGCAGATCGAATCAAATCGCAGTTAAACGTGAAACCGGTCCGGGTGGTGGGGGATCCCGATCTTGTCATCCATGATATTGCGGTGTGTTCCGGTTCCGGCGGCAGTTTGATTCCCGCATTTCTGACATCCGGTGCCACCGTGTATGTGACCGGAGATATCAAGTACCATGAAGCCCGTCTGATCGAATCCCATGGCAAGGCATTGATCGATGTGGGACATTTTGCTTCGGAAATCATTGCAAAGGACCTGTTGACCCGCCGATTGAATCAGGCGGTTTCCCGGGCAGGGTTCTCTCTGGAAATCCGGGCATTTGCCGGGGAAACAGATCCATTTGTATCCATATAA
- a CDS encoding zinc ribbon domain-containing protein: protein MNQTLKKQIDTLVQLQKIELEMNQLRQAVEKVENEKKELAVRLTAFESALDAEKQALEQIQQQCTDLEKEIQVVNDRIIKSNETLRMVKTNKEYQVLLREVDDNKKRKNSLEDHVLTLYEQREAAEVQVNESQSQFLQLKEQVQAEQAKIDEQTLGDKERLSELEEQQQFIGKSLDPALLTRFRRIAKMNQGQAVARVSNETCMGCFMNVPPQLCIEVQRGNQMISCPQCSRILYHIDEQ, encoded by the coding sequence ATGAATCAGACATTGAAAAAACAGATTGACACTTTGGTCCAGCTTCAAAAGATTGAGCTGGAAATGAACCAGCTGCGGCAAGCAGTGGAAAAAGTGGAAAATGAAAAAAAGGAACTGGCCGTCAGGCTGACTGCATTTGAATCCGCCCTGGATGCTGAAAAACAGGCGCTGGAACAGATTCAGCAGCAATGCACAGACCTGGAAAAAGAAATACAGGTGGTGAATGACCGGATCATTAAAAGCAACGAAACCTTGAGAATGGTCAAAACCAACAAGGAATACCAGGTGCTGCTCCGGGAAGTGGATGACAACAAAAAGCGCAAAAACAGCCTGGAGGATCACGTGTTGACCTTGTATGAACAGCGGGAAGCCGCTGAAGTCCAGGTCAATGAGTCCCAGTCTCAGTTTTTACAACTCAAAGAGCAGGTTCAGGCGGAACAGGCGAAAATTGATGAGCAAACTTTAGGAGACAAGGAACGGCTTTCCGAACTTGAAGAACAGCAGCAATTCATCGGAAAGTCTCTGGATCCAGCCCTGCTGACCCGGTTTCGGCGAATTGCCAAAATGAATCAGGGACAGGCAGTGGCACGGGTCAGCAATGAGACCTGCATGGGATGCTTCATGAATGTGCCGCCCCAGCTGTGTATCGAGGTGCAACGGGGAAACCAGATGATCTCCTGCCCCCAGTGCAGTCGTATACTTTACCATATTGATGAACAATGA
- a CDS encoding HPr family phosphocarrier protein, translating into MMDTCDITFLEKANIFSFDFLKCIRFIDSIEDDTYLFTKKLYSKLITNSHILEDFLDFHGAKKNSEWLYYRELCALVRHLSLACYSQRHILNRLSFYRLGSHPLDLFKQEATDTLQILQDSLKLTAPVILAEARRLKITIPGSRYSLNLFPGITSTQHLNHNIDDFTAKDNQKNNLTRISSEFLDVIKAFDQLSFYERYDLKDIHKLVPEKINEVIIRSFEMRIHNIQSSFDSYVVKTPSEEENILLEQLRSHFSIVFHILQVMGRLLHFYERHLYDVGFKDVYMRVRQSLAELIDPDVLLDRAVNFCLFYAWKFLSSGKQVASQIMNQNMETGSIEVSIPMDRGFHSRPSLLVAKIVQHYGGEVVLHVGEDRFDASSVLDIQWAGGKIKKENYQTVVFSGDSRALHDLVVLADVNYGEDHMGKGIPLPKQLSYLS; encoded by the coding sequence ATGATGGATACCTGTGATATTACCTTTCTGGAAAAAGCCAATATTTTTTCATTTGATTTCCTCAAATGCATCCGATTCATTGACTCCATTGAAGATGACACCTATCTGTTCACCAAAAAACTGTATTCCAAACTGATCACCAACTCCCATATTCTGGAAGATTTTCTGGATTTCCACGGGGCAAAAAAAAATTCAGAATGGCTGTATTACCGGGAACTGTGCGCACTGGTCCGGCATTTGTCTCTGGCCTGCTATTCCCAGCGGCATATACTGAACCGCCTGTCTTTTTACCGGCTGGGCAGCCATCCTTTGGATCTGTTCAAGCAGGAAGCCACCGATACCCTTCAGATTCTTCAAGACTCCTTGAAACTGACGGCCCCGGTGATTCTGGCCGAAGCCCGTCGGCTGAAAATCACCATCCCCGGTTCCCGGTACAGCTTAAATTTGTTTCCCGGAATCACCTCCACCCAACATCTGAATCACAATATTGATGATTTTACGGCCAAGGACAATCAGAAAAATAATCTGACCCGAATCTCCAGTGAATTTCTGGATGTGATCAAGGCGTTTGATCAGCTGTCGTTTTATGAACGATATGATTTAAAAGATATTCATAAACTGGTACCCGAAAAAATCAACGAGGTCATTATCCGCAGCTTTGAAATGCGGATACACAATATCCAGTCTTCTTTTGATTCCTATGTGGTGAAAACCCCGTCCGAGGAAGAAAATATTCTTCTGGAACAGCTGCGCAGTCATTTTTCCATTGTGTTTCACATCCTTCAGGTGATGGGACGTCTGTTGCATTTTTATGAACGCCATTTGTATGACGTCGGTTTCAAGGATGTATACATGCGGGTGAGACAGTCTCTGGCCGAACTGATCGATCCGGATGTACTGCTGGATCGGGCTGTAAATTTCTGTCTGTTTTACGCATGGAAATTTTTGTCCTCCGGAAAACAGGTGGCATCCCAGATCATGAACCAGAACATGGAAACCGGATCCATTGAGGTGAGCATTCCCATGGACCGGGGGTTTCACAGCCGGCCCAGCCTGCTGGTGGCAAAAATTGTCCAGCATTACGGCGGAGAGGTGGTTCTGCATGTGGGCGAAGACCGGTTTGATGCATCTTCGGTCCTGGATATTCAGTGGGCCGGGGGAAAGATCAAAAAAGAAAATTATCAGACCGTGGTGTTTTCCGGTGATTCCAGGGCGTTGCACGATCTGGTGGTGCTGGCTGATGTCAATTATGGTGAAGATCATATGGGTAAAGGCATCCCACTGCCCAAACAGCTGTCCTACCTGAGTTGA
- the ispD gene encoding 2-C-methyl-D-erythritol 4-phosphate cytidylyltransferase, protein MTGIQCIPVVVAAGQGKRMGGQIQKQYLVLDKQPVLIRTLDQFDRHGGMDRIILVVPEKDVDVCRTQMIAPRQFTCHIHLVAGGKNRQTSVQNGIDMAMALVRDPARCLVLIHDGVRPFVPHYLMDQLMQTALETGGCIPVLPVTDTLKQVDARGEIVKTVDRSQMFRAQTPQVFRLDLISQAMNHAADTGFDGTDDASVMEHAGFNVKTIPGDPANIKLTTPHDLLLARHILALQKSGDPS, encoded by the coding sequence ATGACCGGTATTCAATGCATCCCCGTTGTTGTGGCCGCCGGGCAGGGCAAGCGCATGGGCGGTCAAATCCAGAAACAATACCTGGTTCTGGATAAACAGCCGGTATTGATTCGGACCCTGGATCAGTTCGACCGGCATGGCGGCATGGACCGGATCATTCTGGTGGTACCTGAAAAAGATGTGGATGTCTGCCGGACACAGATGATTGCGCCCCGGCAATTTACCTGTCATATCCATCTGGTTGCCGGAGGAAAGAATCGCCAGACGTCGGTGCAAAATGGAATTGACATGGCCATGGCACTGGTCCGGGATCCGGCACGATGTCTGGTGCTCATTCACGACGGGGTCCGGCCCTTTGTCCCCCATTATCTCATGGATCAGCTCATGCAGACCGCTCTGGAAACCGGGGGATGCATCCCGGTGCTGCCCGTGACCGACACCCTCAAGCAGGTAGATGCCCGGGGGGAAATCGTAAAAACCGTGGATCGAAGCCAAATGTTCAGGGCACAGACGCCTCAGGTGTTTCGCCTGGACCTGATATCACAGGCCATGAACCATGCGGCCGACACCGGGTTTGACGGGACCGATGATGCTTCGGTCATGGAACATGCCGGGTTCAATGTCAAAACCATCCCCGGAGATCCCGCAAATATCAAACTGACCACCCCCCATGATCTGTTGCTGGCCCGCCATATCCTGGCCCTGCAAAAATCAGGCGATCCGTCTTAA
- a CDS encoding serine protein kinase, which produces MAAKIKGNALLEHVDAVKKGKRAFEDAFQGVSRMILDAGIQKITVKGKSTYQFNLFSQGKKHLVGMYDEINAFVSFVKDASEGGSSREMAFVLVGEPGNGKTFFVDYLCDRYREFLSIPENQKFTFRFTHLDQVGGYGQIQFIESQTYEDPMILAMSLETTKDRSMEFLAKKFKFSDHQIERIYAKYRPLGACSAYIWNQIRELCDNDIEKMLSFVEITPVPLIESLGTITGKYPAKDKITSSAVDLIGEESIQRLLHITDTNNPYRFDLRRGALARVAGGGIHFADEIYKNKKDLVQVYLGVIQNRTIELDGFKWPIDTLIIATSNNSEFDTFLSEREEAPIVDRCRICYVAHNTDYKIQKTLTEYAIGKDVKRSLDHEILHQDPNLNYAASVAVVLTRLPKSEKLTPVETLKLAAGEVAGEKSLKTLAELIDTLNQDTDITKRFGQKGLGQRNLGRAVQLLLESSETNEGKCMFALDIFKALERTVLDYVQEPGDRAKYMEDLKIARGLYRERIMTEMFNAYMDEPLAIKKDVLNYVNMIIGVDAEQLGPDMMWKYKDPQTGELKALKIDERYIKNVEERLGLKTEEQRASFRNSVRKIYGQKLSVDPNYDFMDNLELVKAITDVRLKSDIAGAGSLVGALANRTNEENQKLYDRMITTMNDKLGYCRTCAQKTIEYFCSQEDDN; this is translated from the coding sequence ATGGCTGCCAAAATAAAGGGAAATGCCTTACTGGAACACGTGGATGCAGTGAAAAAAGGGAAAAGGGCATTTGAAGATGCCTTCCAGGGGGTTTCCAGAATGATTCTGGATGCGGGAATTCAGAAAATCACGGTCAAGGGGAAATCCACGTATCAATTCAATCTGTTCAGCCAGGGGAAAAAACACCTGGTGGGCATGTATGACGAAATCAATGCTTTTGTTTCCTTTGTCAAGGATGCGTCGGAAGGAGGATCGTCCAGGGAGATGGCATTCGTGCTGGTGGGCGAGCCTGGAAACGGCAAAACTTTTTTTGTGGATTACCTGTGTGACCGGTACCGGGAATTTTTATCCATTCCTGAAAACCAGAAATTCACCTTTCGTTTCACCCATCTGGATCAGGTGGGAGGATATGGTCAGATTCAGTTCATTGAATCCCAGACCTATGAAGATCCCATGATTCTGGCCATGAGCCTGGAGACCACCAAAGACCGCTCCATGGAATTTCTGGCAAAAAAATTTAAATTCTCGGATCACCAGATCGAACGCATTTATGCCAAATACCGCCCGCTGGGAGCCTGTTCCGCCTATATCTGGAACCAGATCCGGGAGTTGTGCGACAATGATATCGAAAAAATGCTTTCATTTGTGGAAATTACGCCGGTGCCGCTCATCGAAAGCTTAGGCACCATCACGGGAAAATACCCGGCCAAAGACAAGATCACATCTTCGGCCGTGGACCTGATCGGCGAAGAATCCATTCAAAGGCTGTTGCACATCACCGATACCAACAACCCCTATCGGTTCGATCTCAGACGCGGGGCGCTTGCCCGGGTGGCAGGCGGGGGGATCCATTTTGCCGATGAAATCTACAAGAACAAAAAAGACCTGGTCCAGGTTTATCTGGGGGTCATCCAGAATCGGACCATTGAGCTGGACGGGTTCAAATGGCCCATTGACACATTGATTATCGCCACCAGCAACAATTCCGAGTTTGACACTTTTTTGTCCGAACGGGAAGAAGCCCCCATCGTGGATCGGTGCCGCATCTGCTATGTGGCCCACAACACGGATTACAAAATACAGAAAACCCTGACCGAATACGCCATCGGCAAGGATGTGAAGCGGTCCTTAGACCATGAGATCCTTCATCAGGACCCCAATCTTAATTATGCTGCCTCCGTGGCCGTGGTACTGACGCGGCTGCCAAAATCGGAAAAACTGACCCCGGTGGAGACCTTGAAACTGGCAGCCGGTGAAGTGGCGGGCGAAAAGAGTCTGAAAACCCTGGCGGAACTGATTGACACGTTGAATCAGGATACCGATATCACCAAGCGGTTCGGTCAGAAAGGGCTGGGACAGCGGAACCTTGGCAGAGCGGTTCAGCTGCTGCTGGAATCATCGGAAACCAATGAAGGCAAGTGTATGTTTGCCCTGGATATTTTCAAAGCCCTGGAGCGGACCGTGCTGGATTATGTGCAGGAACCCGGCGATCGGGCCAAATACATGGAAGATCTCAAAATCGCCCGAGGGCTTTACCGGGAACGGATCATGACTGAAATGTTCAACGCCTACATGGACGAGCCGCTGGCCATTAAAAAAGATGTGCTCAATTATGTGAACATGATCATCGGTGTGGATGCGGAACAGCTGGGGCCGGACATGATGTGGAAATACAAGGATCCCCAGACCGGTGAACTGAAAGCCTTGAAAATCGATGAGCGGTATATCAAGAATGTGGAGGAACGACTGGGGCTGAAGACCGAAGAACAGCGGGCGTCTTTCAGAAATTCCGTCCGTAAGATCTATGGCCAGAAATTGTCGGTGGATCCCAATTATGATTTCATGGACAACCTGGAACTGGTCAAGGCCATTACCGATGTACGTCTGAAATCCGATATCGCCGGGGCCGGATCCCTGGTGGGCGCTTTGGCCAACCGGACCAATGAGGAAAACCAGAAACTGTATGACCGAATGATCACCACCATGAACGACAAACTGGGATACTGCCGGACCTGTGCTCAGAAAACCATTGAATATTTTTGCAGCCAGGAAGATGACAATTAA
- a CDS encoding DUF444 family protein, with translation MITLDELLERDKKREEDGFKRKIRIGRIVKPGAGNREKIIVVPTTVEEKFVHDDTLLNDQSPGEGEPTGGTGEGEEGDVIGEQPVRPEEGEGQGEGDGEGPGEGQGGEHEMEANAYELGKVLSQDFELPNLKDKGKKRALARYVYDLTDKNRGVGQILDKKATLKKIMETNMSLGRIPDVTRIDTAGFVVSPRDLIFRVLSREKQYESQALVFFLRDYSGSMGGKVTQTVVSQHVMLYSWLVYQYERQVETRFILHDTEAREVTDFQKYYSYKVAGGTKVYTAFQMVNEIVEKENLARDYNIYVFYGTDGDDWEKDGKQTLVEIEKILTYAARIGISVVKHTYTGTKQTEVEKYIQDSGVLDRHSHLIKMDVMGENVDDSRIIQGIKTLIS, from the coding sequence ATGATAACCCTGGACGAACTCCTTGAACGGGACAAAAAAAGGGAAGAAGACGGGTTCAAGCGCAAAATCCGCATCGGACGGATTGTCAAACCCGGGGCCGGCAACCGGGAAAAGATCATTGTGGTTCCCACCACGGTGGAAGAAAAATTTGTCCACGATGATACACTGCTGAACGACCAGTCGCCCGGGGAAGGAGAGCCCACCGGTGGTACCGGTGAAGGGGAAGAAGGGGATGTTATCGGTGAACAGCCGGTGCGGCCCGAAGAAGGGGAAGGCCAGGGGGAAGGGGATGGTGAAGGACCCGGGGAAGGCCAGGGCGGTGAACATGAAATGGAAGCCAATGCCTATGAACTGGGCAAGGTGTTGTCCCAGGATTTTGAACTGCCCAATTTAAAGGACAAAGGCAAAAAAAGGGCTCTGGCCCGGTATGTGTATGATCTCACCGATAAGAACAGAGGTGTGGGGCAGATTCTGGACAAGAAAGCCACATTGAAAAAAATTATGGAAACCAATATGTCTTTGGGGCGGATTCCGGATGTGACCCGTATCGATACCGCCGGTTTTGTGGTGTCTCCCCGGGATCTGATTTTTCGCGTGCTGTCCCGGGAAAAACAATATGAATCCCAGGCTTTGGTTTTTTTTCTGCGGGACTATTCCGGTTCCATGGGGGGAAAAGTGACCCAGACCGTGGTATCCCAGCATGTCATGCTCTATTCCTGGCTGGTATACCAGTATGAAAGACAGGTGGAGACCAGATTCATCCTCCATGACACCGAAGCCCGGGAAGTGACGGATTTCCAGAAATACTATTCATATAAAGTGGCCGGCGGCACCAAAGTGTATACCGCATTTCAAATGGTCAACGAGATCGTGGAAAAAGAAAACCTGGCCAGAGATTACAATATTTACGTGTTTTACGGTACTGACGGGGATGACTGGGAAAAGGACGGCAAGCAGACGTTGGTTGAAATCGAAAAAATTCTTACCTATGCCGCCCGGATCGGCATCTCAGTGGTCAAGCACACCTATACCGGAACCAAGCAAACGGAAGTGGAAAAATATATTCAAGACTCCGGGGTATTGGACCGCCACAGTCATTTGATCAAAATGGATGTCATGGGGGAAAATGTGGATGATTCCAGAATCATTCAGGGAATCAAGACGTTGATATCCTGA
- a CDS encoding SpoVR family protein, with translation MELVNQHAKGIMEECKLRARDAGLRFDDETLEYIVTNRDMIELSPKIMIPTLYDYWVHDVRVLSGKGMYEAYPSNPYETVINTRPAISFYNDNNPDWLNVMIFYHVLAHIDFFQNNLYYKNTWDVDLAGQALADKRLIAQLRSEKGRWVDYVIEFARGIDNLVGFHRDLNRTLTREQGHVPDRIDFYFDRFLQKIKSVPQHVYLKEIDRYNQCQKDHADFFAQVIEQHPEFEEIFQKEKQKISPVKMDVMEYILKYSPFLHREENEWMKSVIHIVRSTSLYFQPQIRTKTMNEGWASFWHAHLFLNDDRIRGHETDFAKVNATVTAMPKVGLNPYALGLRLFEHIQEMEDRGRYSLDYFQLKDAVLRTKYDCTKNTGMDYIFFVRENMEDFSFINTFVDQEFVDRHHLFVAGKRFNPQHNTWQYYIKSKKVADYKQMVINTLHHPPDIYVVEGKTGNGVLYLNHQFENKPLKQDFIENTMIGIEFLWGGPVHLETSVPSAAAHPGSQYINFWDPGAAGKTADSRQSPIQWKRVRYVLKDRKLHKQEL, from the coding sequence ATGGAACTGGTCAATCAACATGCCAAAGGCATCATGGAAGAATGCAAACTCCGGGCACGGGATGCCGGATTGCGGTTTGATGATGAAACCCTGGAATATATCGTCACCAACCGGGACATGATCGAACTGTCTCCTAAAATAATGATTCCCACCCTGTATGACTACTGGGTGCATGATGTCCGGGTCCTGTCGGGCAAAGGCATGTATGAGGCGTATCCGTCCAATCCCTATGAAACCGTGATCAACACCCGGCCGGCCATCTCGTTTTACAATGACAACAATCCGGACTGGCTCAATGTAATGATCTTTTATCATGTACTGGCCCACATCGATTTTTTTCAAAACAATCTGTATTATAAAAATACATGGGATGTGGATCTGGCCGGCCAGGCCTTAGCGGACAAACGGCTCATCGCCCAGTTGAGAAGTGAAAAAGGCCGGTGGGTGGATTATGTGATTGAATTTGCCAGAGGCATAGACAACCTGGTGGGGTTTCACCGGGATCTCAACCGGACGTTGACCCGGGAACAGGGCCATGTGCCGGATCGAATCGATTTTTATTTTGACCGGTTTCTTCAGAAAATCAAATCAGTACCCCAGCATGTGTATTTAAAAGAAATTGACCGGTACAATCAGTGCCAGAAAGATCATGCGGATTTTTTTGCTCAAGTGATTGAACAACATCCTGAATTCGAAGAAATTTTTCAGAAAGAAAAACAAAAAATTTCACCGGTCAAGATGGATGTCATGGAATATATTCTTAAGTATTCTCCATTTTTGCACAGGGAAGAAAATGAATGGATGAAATCGGTGATTCATATTGTCCGCAGCACATCCTTGTATTTTCAGCCCCAGATCCGGACCAAGACCATGAACGAAGGGTGGGCGTCTTTCTGGCATGCACATCTGTTTCTGAACGATGATCGGATCCGGGGTCATGAAACGGATTTCGCCAAGGTCAATGCCACGGTCACGGCCATGCCTAAAGTAGGGCTCAATCCATATGCCTTAGGACTTCGATTGTTCGAGCATATTCAGGAAATGGAAGACAGGGGCCGGTATTCCCTGGATTATTTCCAGCTTAAAGATGCGGTTTTAAGAACAAAATATGACTGCACAAAAAACACGGGCATGGATTATATTTTTTTTGTGCGGGAAAATATGGAAGATTTTTCATTTATCAATACATTTGTGGACCAGGAATTTGTGGATCGGCACCATTTGTTTGTGGCCGGAAAACGGTTTAATCCCCAGCACAACACCTGGCAGTATTATATCAAGTCCAAAAAAGTGGCAGATTACAAACAAATGGTCATCAATACCCTGCACCATCCACCGGATATCTACGTTGTCGAGGGAAAAACCGGAAACGGGGTCCTTTATCTGAATCATCAATTTGAAAACAAACCGTTGAAACAGGATTTTATTGAAAACACCATGATCGGGATTGAATTTTTGTGGGGAGGGCCGGTTCATCTGGAAACCAGTGTGCCGTCCGCGGCTGCCCATCCCGGATCCCAGTATATCAACTTCTGGGACCCAGGCGCTGCCGGCAAGACGGCCGACTCCCGGCAATCCCCCATTCAATGGAAACGGGTACGGTATGTACTGAAAGACCGAAAACTGCACAAGCAGGAGTTATAA